In Maridesulfovibrio sp., a single genomic region encodes these proteins:
- the mutM gene encoding bifunctional DNA-formamidopyrimidine glycosylase/DNA-(apurinic or apyrimidinic site) lyase yields the protein MPELPEVEVISRGLAASLVGRTIESVKILNHSSVKMPWYLFSSRVAGKEITRVHRRAKLLIMDLGDDLHITFHLKMTGRVLAHDGPTDPKPHTRIVFGLDNGGSLEFHDTRKFGEVRALNNEELEEWSFYRNLGPEPLETTPAELVKRVEGRKSQIKGLLLNQSIVAGVGNIYADESLFRSGIHPKAKASDLSRESLEKLFTELQAVLRQAISENGSSIRDYVDSGGDAGGFQNSFKAYGKKGEPCPCCGRTFDGATVAGRSSTFCCNCQKMSG from the coding sequence ATGCCAGAATTACCGGAAGTGGAAGTAATATCCCGCGGACTGGCCGCATCGCTGGTCGGCAGGACCATAGAATCGGTCAAGATACTCAACCACAGCAGTGTAAAAATGCCGTGGTATCTCTTCTCGTCCCGTGTTGCCGGAAAGGAGATTACCCGCGTTCATCGTCGGGCCAAGCTGCTGATCATGGATCTCGGCGATGATCTTCACATAACTTTCCATCTGAAGATGACCGGGCGCGTACTGGCTCACGACGGACCCACTGACCCGAAACCGCACACCCGCATTGTCTTCGGCCTTGATAACGGCGGCTCTCTGGAGTTTCATGATACCCGCAAATTCGGTGAAGTCCGAGCCCTTAACAATGAAGAACTGGAAGAATGGTCCTTTTACCGCAATCTGGGACCGGAACCCCTTGAAACAACTCCCGCTGAACTTGTCAAAAGGGTAGAGGGGCGAAAGTCGCAGATCAAAGGCCTTCTGCTCAACCAGTCCATAGTAGCAGGCGTGGGGAATATTTATGCCGATGAATCGCTGTTCCGCTCCGGTATTCATCCCAAGGCCAAAGCCTCGGACCTGTCCCGCGAGTCGCTGGAAAAGCTCTTTACCGAGTTGCAGGCGGTGCTGCGGCAGGCAATCAGTGAAAACGGCAGCTCCATACGGGATTACGTGGATTCCGGCGGTGATGCCGGAGGATTCCAGAACAGCTTCAAGGCGTACGGAAAAAAGGGCGAGCCGTGCCCCTGCTGCGGCAGGACTTTCGATGGAGCAACCGTGGCCGGGCGCAGTTCCACTTTCTGCTGCAACTGCCAGAAAATGTCCGGGTGA
- a CDS encoding ChaN family lipoprotein, translated as MVRKIIGKSARGLLALCAVFFLLLAAGCAKKVVPPEMAVSFLPCSGEFLDPAGDRMPLEKLVSEALKADYVLIGEGHTNRCDHKVQLEVTDALTRGNRKAAIGLEMVTAQKQDVLNRFNLGQISVDELPEALDWKNGWRYDFNMFRPIFELASNRRLTVAGLNFPFRLTGEVRDKGLEGLSPQDRAMLPEKVISPPQEQEEGLKQVLAMHKGHNATDPQQIERFFLVQSLWDTAMAEKSVSLHRSSGHPVIILAGGGHVEHGWGIARRLKILDPEARIMSILPWRGEEFYPTAADAFFYCPPSYESRMGMTVEMRFGRAVVTEVKRDRKGYRQGLRPGDIIALAQGIPVTSLSSLHMAGAKAHRENRPLVFTVDRYGDQVEIDLGLLSGSKKK; from the coding sequence ATGGTGCGAAAAATTATCGGAAAAAGCGCAAGGGGTCTTCTGGCCCTTTGCGCGGTTTTTTTTCTGCTGCTTGCGGCAGGTTGTGCAAAGAAGGTCGTTCCTCCTGAAATGGCCGTTTCCTTTCTGCCGTGCTCCGGAGAGTTTCTTGACCCGGCCGGGGATAGAATGCCCCTTGAGAAGCTGGTTTCAGAAGCTTTGAAAGCCGACTACGTGCTTATAGGCGAAGGGCATACCAACCGTTGTGACCACAAGGTGCAGCTTGAAGTTACTGATGCGCTTACGCGCGGTAACCGCAAGGCAGCGATCGGCCTTGAAATGGTCACGGCGCAGAAACAGGATGTCCTGAACCGGTTCAATCTAGGGCAGATTTCCGTGGACGAACTTCCCGAAGCTCTGGATTGGAAAAACGGCTGGCGGTACGACTTCAACATGTTCCGGCCCATATTCGAACTGGCCTCAAACCGGAGGCTGACTGTTGCCGGGCTCAATTTTCCGTTCCGGTTGACCGGAGAGGTCCGTGACAAGGGTCTGGAGGGACTTTCCCCGCAGGACCGGGCCATGCTTCCGGAAAAGGTGATTTCTCCGCCACAGGAGCAGGAGGAAGGCCTGAAACAGGTGCTGGCCATGCATAAGGGACATAATGCCACGGACCCGCAGCAGATAGAGCGTTTTTTTCTGGTGCAGTCGCTCTGGGATACCGCAATGGCGGAAAAGTCCGTTTCCCTGCACAGGAGTTCCGGGCACCCGGTGATTATTCTTGCCGGTGGCGGTCATGTGGAGCACGGCTGGGGCATAGCCCGGCGTCTGAAAATACTTGATCCTGAAGCCCGGATAATGTCCATTCTGCCCTGGCGAGGGGAAGAATTTTATCCCACGGCCGCGGATGCTTTTTTCTACTGTCCGCCGAGTTATGAAAGCAGGATGGGCATGACGGTTGAAATGCGTTTCGGCAGGGCGGTGGTAACCGAGGTAAAGCGTGACCGCAAAGGATATCGCCAAGGTCTCCGTCCCGGCGACATAATAGCCCTGGCTCAGGGCATTCCCGTAACCTCGCTTTCTTCGCTGCATATGGCCGGTGCCAAGGCGCACAGGGAAAACAGGCCGCTTGTCTTTACCGTGGACAGGTACGGAGATCAGGTTGAAATAGATCTGGGACTGCTTTCAGGCTCGAAGAAGAAATAA
- a CDS encoding amino acid permease, whose translation MTAQNSKGKLSVFTLMMINVAAILSLRSLPGLAEYGWGLIFYLALGSFCFFIPSALVSAELASGWDEEGGVYLWVKEAFGPKWGFVAIFMQWVENLPWFPAVLAFGGSAIAYTFDPELADNKWFIVAVIQVTLWVATFLNFRDMKLSAFFSSSGAIAGSIVPGILIIVLGIDHVMAGKQVQIAFSAAALLPDINNLQQLMLLAAMLISFTGMEMSAVHVNEVRDPAVNYPKAIFAASALIIGVSALGSLAIAMVVPADGVSLSAGVCQAFDKLFQIHGMEYMTPVICFLMAYGALTMVITWMVGPSKGIREVAREGYLPASWSRVNRFGIPTNILIIQSGLSAVVSCAILFMPTVSSAFMLMSALAVQLYLIMYLLMFAAAIKLRYTRPDVKRGYTIPGGKVGIWIVSGIAIVTCVFVFVFGFIPPQAVLDEGTAASAGYIAFLLVGVTVFTMVPLRFYSRAAGSDELGGTPEYCEADQG comes from the coding sequence ATGACTGCACAGAACTCCAAAGGGAAACTGTCCGTGTTCACACTGATGATGATCAACGTGGCGGCAATCCTGTCACTGCGTTCTCTGCCCGGCCTTGCCGAATACGGGTGGGGCCTGATTTTCTATCTCGCGCTCGGGTCGTTTTGCTTTTTCATTCCTTCGGCACTTGTTTCCGCGGAACTGGCTTCCGGCTGGGATGAGGAGGGCGGTGTTTATCTCTGGGTCAAGGAAGCTTTCGGGCCCAAATGGGGTTTTGTGGCCATCTTCATGCAGTGGGTGGAAAACCTGCCCTGGTTTCCCGCGGTACTGGCTTTCGGCGGATCGGCGATAGCCTATACTTTCGATCCTGAACTGGCCGACAACAAATGGTTTATCGTGGCCGTCATTCAGGTAACCCTCTGGGTTGCCACATTCCTGAACTTCAGGGACATGAAACTTTCGGCATTTTTCAGTTCTTCGGGCGCAATTGCCGGGAGCATTGTTCCGGGCATTCTCATCATTGTGCTGGGCATTGACCACGTGATGGCCGGTAAGCAGGTTCAGATTGCCTTTTCCGCCGCAGCCCTGCTGCCGGACATCAACAATCTGCAACAGCTGATGCTGCTTGCGGCCATGCTTATTTCGTTTACCGGCATGGAGATGTCCGCAGTTCATGTGAACGAAGTGCGCGACCCGGCGGTCAATTATCCTAAGGCCATTTTCGCGGCCAGCGCCCTTATCATCGGAGTTTCAGCACTCGGGTCGCTGGCCATAGCCATGGTTGTACCTGCGGACGGAGTGAGCCTCAGCGCCGGTGTCTGCCAGGCATTCGACAAGCTGTTCCAGATACACGGGATGGAGTACATGACCCCGGTGATCTGTTTTCTGATGGCTTACGGAGCCCTGACCATGGTGATAACCTGGATGGTCGGTCCGTCGAAAGGTATCCGCGAAGTCGCGCGCGAGGGCTACCTGCCCGCAAGTTGGAGCAGGGTCAACCGGTTCGGTATCCCCACAAACATACTGATAATTCAGAGCGGCCTTTCCGCAGTTGTTTCATGCGCCATTCTTTTCATGCCCACGGTTTCCAGCGCATTCATGCTCATGAGCGCACTGGCGGTGCAGCTTTACCTGATAATGTATCTTCTGATGTTCGCGGCAGCCATAAAACTGCGCTACACGCGGCCGGATGTGAAGAGAGGCTACACAATTCCCGGCGGCAAGGTCGGCATATGGATTGTTTCGGGCATAGCCATCGTGACCTGTGTATTTGTCTTCGTATTTGGCTTTATCCCCCCGCAGGCGGTCCTTGATGAGGGAACAGCCGCTTCCGCCGGATACATTGCCTTCCTGCTTGTGGGAGTGACTGTTTTTACCATGGTGCCGCTCCGTTTTTACAGCAGGGCGGCAGGCTCGGATGAACTCGGAGGAACGCCGGAATATTGCGAAGCCGATCAGGGTTGA